The Crassostrea angulata isolate pt1a10 chromosome 1, ASM2561291v2, whole genome shotgun sequence nucleotide sequence ttatttagtttcaTTACTACTAACAGCATATTTCTTCCTTACTGTTCAGATacataattcttaaaaataaaacatttcttttatctatatatcacaaaattgaaatagaaaGATTATTTTGAAAACTTCAGATTGCTGTGCAGATCAACTCATAAGAAAATTATGAATGACAAGGaaaataacattgaattttttaggATTTGTGTATTAAGAATATATTATTACATAATAACAACCCAAATGTATCTGCTCACTTATTTGGCAGCCACTTATTTGTGGGAGCCACCAATTGTCTATATAGTGGTTTATATGGTGGCAACCAAACAATGACTTGGCGCTGCCAAGTTGGCAGATaatagattaaatatttttttcttatctggCATATATTCTGGCCATAGAGAAAAAAGTGTACATTTGCCAATCAATTTATATCCATGCAGGGAAGTATGTATGTCCCTGATATATCTTATCTTTATGCCTTTCAAATTGTTTGATACATTAAATTCTAAAGGTTTTTGGTTTGTATGCAGTTGTTATTGACttagttcatgtacatgtagttaaataAAACCAGGATAATATCGGGGCAACAGTTCTTGCCTCAAACCCACATCGTAGACATGTATTAACAACAATATATGTGCAAAATACTTTCACAGTAgtaaaggtggtatgggacatatCTGTCGAtgttaatgtggattaaagtacgtacatatacattataattgaaactttcaccagtttagaattttcaaattttgcaatatttaccggtaaccaaaaaatagcttttaaaaatattaggagaggtaaaaattgtacggTAAAACCCCAagcaggattcgaactcatgactgaCAGATTcatagtaaaccctctaacccactgcgctacgctgttaggtaacaatattgggaaagaaactacatatatacatgcaataacacttcattttattgtttgtttcgaTAAACAATTAATAGCTAGGCCCTTCATAACAACATGGaaatgtcccataccaccttaactgCCAATTTAAAAAGTCCTCTGTCTAATAAAAAATGTCTTTCCAAATGATTGAAATAGTGATCAATTATCTGTGGTTCATTGTCAAAATGTTTTCAAGAGGTACATGCATACctatttttataattgtatAGCTACACGTAAGACAAATCAATTTTCTGAATTCTTACAGGCTTTTCATGAGgtatttaaattgttaaatccCAGTGAGATTCTACTTGTCTACTGCTATTCATTACACAGAGTCACTAAGCGTAACGGGCCTAACGTTggttttaatatttcatatggGTAGATCTAGAtgtttcaaaacatgtttaaaagcaAAGTTagaattaaagaataaaatcacCACTTTCCGTTTCGGTAACATCAGGACTCCAGATGAACTTACCGTTCatattaaatatgtttatacaTGATTGTCCTATAATCCGGTCTAGGCTATATCCACACAGAACGTTTCATGCATTAGTCGGGTATCAGAGTGTGGCGCGCGCTTTCCTGCACAGGAAGTGTATTACCGTAATCGATTAAAACGCAACAATGACACGGATGGGCACTGCGTTCTGGTTGCCAAGCaatataattgataaattaaaggaGACTTACTTGTAAGGCGAACTTTGATTGAAATTCTCCGAGGCATTCAGGAACGTGGGGGCAGGTGAGATATGCTTGCTAGTTCCCAGATCAGTATTTAAAGAATCATGTGATCAATCGaaaactgaataataatttgaataaattgcAAATTAATAACAAAACTTATATAAGGGTGGGACAGGGTCGGGCACCTGCCCCCACGTTCCTGAATGCCTCGGAGAATTTCAATCAAAGTTCGCCTTACAAGTAAGTCtcctttaatttatcaattctcCTTCGGCATCCAGTCACGTGGTGTCATGTGAGACTTTAAAGTCGATTGATACATGATTAAAGGATAAAGTAAAAACGTACTTCCAAGacaattacaatatttatttgtacaatgtgactatttcttcatttttgacaaaattccTGAAGAAAAACAAACATCACTTTCAATGTTTTTGTCATAATATTTCGCAAAAGTCTGAGCAGATGTCCAACCAACACTGTCCATGATCGTAGTAATCGGAACACCTGATGATTTCGCCGCACTCGAAGATGCCGCCCGAGTGCTGTGCGCCTTATAGATATCAGTATCTATCTTGGCGTTCTGTAAACACAACTTAAGCCACCTAGCTAAAGTATCAGTAGATACCGCTTTATACGGCTTTTGAGTTGAAATTAACAATTGAGAAACATTATTTCTAAACACCTTTGTTCTATCTAAGTAATCTAAAATACAAGAAACAACACAAATACAAGGATTATCTACATAATGCTTAAATTGAAGAGGTTTCAAATGAAAACCTGGTCTGCTCTGTTTCATTAATTCCTTAACATCAAAAATTATTACAGAAGAATGCTCATTGACAGTCATAAACTCAATGTTTAACGCTTTCAATGTCTGCAGTCTTTGTCCTGAAACTAAGGCCAATAGCATGAccaatttcattgataaactTAATAATGACATGTGTCGGTTTTTGCCTAAACTAACTAAATAATCTAACACTTGTCTAACATCCCATGTACTGGAATAACGTGGGAAACTGGGATTTATGTTAAACACTCCTCTCATAAATCTTTTGACTAACGAATGTTCCCCTAAATTCGAGTCATCATCTAAACAGACAAAGGAAGATAAAGCACTCCTTGCTGTATTTAACGCACTATAACTAAGTCCTGATTTATGAAGTGAAGTTAAATATTCAATTACCAAGTTCACAGAAACTTTATCAGATCGATCAACTTTCCCATCTATGAACTGAAaccatttgtttatataaatgccATACTGTTTATGAGTAGACCTTCGCCAGGACTTCATAATGATTGAAACTGATTCCTCTGATAAACCGCGTCCCTCGTATAATTGCCGGACACATGACAAGCGAGGAGGTGGAGTTTGTTGTGAAGCGAGTGAATCGCAGACAGCCGATTCGGTAACTTCAATGTCTTTGAGCTGTTCGGAATCTTTATGGGCGGAGCTACACACATCCTCATTAGCACCGGAAACCATAACTGTGTTTCCCAACACGGAACAATTAAAATTCCTTCGGCCCTGTCTTGCTTTATTTTCTGTAACACTCTGTCTATAATGCTGAAAGGAGGAAATGCATAAATGGTAGAAAACTGTTGCCAATTAATTGTGAATGCATCAAAAGCTAAAGATCCTGGGTCAGGATTCCACGAAACATAGTTTTTTAACTGAGTGTTTATACGAGATGCAAATAAATCAACACTtggaaaaaataatcttttacacaatgcatcaaatatatttgaattcaaCATCCATTCTGTGTCGTCTCTAATTTTCCGACTCTCAAAATCTGCCTCAATGTTATCTTTACCCGGCAAATAAGCCGCTGAAATCCATATGTTGTTAGCTTTAGCTAATAGCCAAATCTTTCTTGTAATATCATTACATTTTGAAGATCTTGTTGACCCGAAATGATTGATACAAGCAACAGCAGTTGAATTGTCAATATGAATCTTTATATGTTTTCCacaaagaattgataaaaaactcTTCAGTCCTAAAAAGACTGCGTACAAttctaaataattaatattcgGGGCATAAGCAACCTCTGATTCTGTCCAATTACCCCCAGTTTTAGAATCACGTAATACTGCGCCCCATCCGGATAACGATGCATCCGTGAATAACTCAATTTGAGGATTAATACGTCTTATCGGAGCACAAGTGTTCAACACAGTGTCATAAAACCACATCATATCATAATAAGCCCTCTCTGATAATTTCATaggagaatcaaaatttccaaaaCTCTTTGACAATGCTTCAATCTTCTCAATTTCAATCGTCTTAGAAAACAACATTCCGTAAGGAATTGCCACTGAATAAGCAGTTAATAATCCCAAGAGTTCTGAAATATTGCGAATTGTGTACGAATTTTGTTGAATAAACTTAATCTTTTGTCGCAAGGTAGCTATCTTCTTATCAGTCAGACTTATTGTCATTTCAACAGAATTAATTTCAAATCCTAAAAATGCAAATGACTGCGTAGGTTTAAAAATAGACTTCTCTTCATGTATTATAAATcccaattttttcaaaagatcACATGTGTAGAACACATTGTCTGCACATTCTTTAAACGTTGCACCCTGTAAATACACATCGTCAATGTAAACTACAGAGATAAATCCTTTTGATCTTAAAGAAGCAAATACTGGCTttaacaattttgtaaaaactCTTGGTGCCGAACTTAGTCCCATTGCCAGACATGTGTATTCCATAACATTGCCCTTCCAAATAAATCTCATAAATTTTCTAAACTCGTGGTGCACATTAACCGTGTAGTATGCGTCTTTCAAATCGATCTTAGCCATGTAACAATTCTGAGTCATAATATTTAAAGCAGACTGAAAATGttccattttgaaatgtttgtacACAACAAATTCATTGAGAtctttaagatttaaaataagTCTAAAGGATCCGTCGGATTTTGGTACCGTGAAAACCGTAGATATAAATTGATCATCACAATGGTTAGCTTTGCGAATTATGCCCTTCTTCTCGAAGGAAAGAATGAGATCTTCAATTATTTCTGAATCACGCTTACAAGCAACTGTGGGTCTAGCCCTTGTCTGATATGgaatttcactaaattcaattttatatccTCTAACAATATCAAGAATATAAGTATCTGATGTCAATTCTTGCCAGTATTTTATATACTTTGATATACGACCAGCAATGTGTGCACTGACCTGCGAGTCTAGAACTTCTTTGCTTTGTAAGGGGTCCGCACACTGCTGCCCTTGTTCCATACGGATGACTGGGTGTTGTCTCGGGTTTGTTTTCCCCACCCCGTCTTTCCCTTCTTGGGTCCATTTGTCCAAGAAGGCCTTGATCCTAAAAAAGGCTTTGTTGACGATTGATATTTGTCAACTTTCTTTCCAACTTTGTTGGCTTCCTGAATTAATTTTAGTTGATCGGCAATGTTATCTCCAAAAAGCATTTCCGTCACCGGAACCTGGTTAGAACACAAGGATCTATAATCCGTGTGCAGATCAGGCTTGATGTTGTTCCTTCGATATTCATTCATGTCATCATTAGCCATAGAAAGGAGAACCACGGTATCCATTAGACTTTCGATTAGCGGTGAAATTTCCTCATTTTCGCCTTTTGGATCCTTTTCAACCAGTTTTTCCAGAACATACGCAACCGGTCCAAAAGCCCGGAGAAGAGAGGATTGTGTTTTCTGAAATTCAATATCCTTTGATCTCGTAGTCGTTGAAATCTTTCTCCAAATTTCGGGATTAACCCTCGGAGTAGAGAGGTAATCACAATTTTCGGGCCGAGGATTCTTCTCCAATAGATCAGTTCTTCTTTTTTCATCATCCTTTTTTGTTTGCCGATCGCGAACAATAGATTTCAGAATTTTAGATAGTTCTGAATTAATACACGGCCCCGTCTTTTCGGAAGAAGTGAATTTGTCTGAAAGTTtagacaaaattgaaatattaccGTCCGGCTTAGTTTCCTCTCTATCTTGCGAAGAGTTCCCTTCTACAGAGAGATTATCTATCTCTATATCATCGTTAGATGATTTTCTTTTCTTGGTAGCGGGCTCCTCACAAAAAGTGTCAATCCGCGCATTTGTGGATTTGATTTCCTCAATCACCAAAGACTGAAATTCTTGAAACTGTCTTTGTTGTGATTCGATCAGAAACTTTATCGAATCGCTTAATGACTCCGGAACAGATTGCTGTTCCTTTATCGGAGTACTTGTTTTTTGAGGACTTCGAGATTACTCGGGGCATTTGCCACCTCAGTAGATATATCCAAATGTTCGTCAACTTCCAATTCTTTAGCCAGTCTTTGCAGTAACGAATCAGTCATATTTCACAACGTAAAATTCCGCGTAAATTAAATTTCACGATAACAATTATAACCAAAGCACGTGCGCTCGCACTGGGAATAGCAGCAAAACTGATCTGGGAACTAGCAAGCATATCTCACATGACACCACGTGACTGGATGCCGAAGGAGAATTTGGGGTATTTGGTAGCATTTATTAGTCTCAAGACAACAGTATATATTCGTCTTCGGTCTCATCATTTATCAAATATGCACATTGTTACATTTATCTTATAGAACATTACAGAGGCGTAGTCACAAActtaaaagtgggggggctcaAATCCAAGAAAGATGTAAAACgtgtaatatatagagaaattaagatgtaaaacatgtaatatCAAGCCCCTGTCTAAGTTGAATGAGAGGACTTCAAATAGTGCATTTAAAGTTGATTGACATTCATCACAGGTATACCACAATCAGAATCTCCAATACTGCAGCTATCTTGTAGAAATTACTAATCTTGATGAGATTCGGAATGGCTAGAATATATTCTAAAGTACATATATGTAAACATAAAGAATACTTTTCAGAtgcaaaacaaatttattaaacttatacatgtaggtttgaAAATGAAGAGTCCTTAGATAATTCAATACTTAATTCTTGGAAACCAAACTGAAAGAGAACAGTCTTAATAAAACTATAGTTAATAGTTTCCAAAGTACAGTTTCCGACTTGGAATCTTCTGGATGAATGACTTTGCTATTTCTTTGATGTTGACTTGGTCTGTTCTCTCTTTGTGAACAAAGCAAGTCATACAGTGATTCAATCTTGCCTGCGTCATTGTACTTCGGAGGTAGGTTTTAATCCTCCTTAAGGACGAAAAAGATCTTTCTGGTGTGGCAGTTGTGACTGGAATGGTAAGATAAATTTGTACAAGCTTCGTAACTTCTGACAGAAGTTTCTTTGTGATAGGCTCCTTCATGTGTTGACAAATTGTATCTATCAAGGTAActtttttgatttcattttcacTGTCAACTTTGAAAATATCAGGCAACATTTTGAGCTGCTGTTCAAGCCttggaaaaagaaatatcatcTTTGTAAAGCATGGCAATTTCTTCAGACACAGAAAACAACTCTCCATTTGCTGCATTTAACAAAAGTGATTCGATTTCCTTGACGATGGTcatgtttttttgttcaaatctgtTTTCAAGAGTGCCTACAGCTTGTTCTAATGCTTCAAAGAACTGCTGTTTAAAGTAATCCTTGGGATTGTCATATCTATGGGGATTGGATCCATCATCTAATCTTTTGGGGGCACGCCTATATCTTGGAAGTGATGGTTCGTCTGTCAGGTCTTTTGCCTCTGCACAAACTGCATCATAAAAGTCAGAAAACACAGAGTCATTTCTCTGGCGCTCAAAGTAGGATACAGTGGCTTTTGAAGCTCTGATAGCATCCTGTGCTGAAGTATTTTTCCCCTGGATTGAAATGGATAACTGCTCAGATGCAGCAAATATTATGTGTGATAGCTTCAATCCAAAATATGTTGAAAACTTTTCCATCATAGCCAGTTGTCCACCTGCTCGTCTGGAGTATTCATCATTAGTATTAGTATGTATGTCATCTAAAACGTCCTGTAGAACTTTGTAGTTCTGAATTACAGATTCTATAGCATATGTTCTAACAGTCAATCGAGTTGGACAAATTGGTCTGAGGTTTGGTGAACTAAGATTTGTTTCTTGCAATTTCTTTTGCATGAAGAGATGTTTTCTCTTTGGAGATAGACAAATAAGTTTTTCAATTTCAGTGACCAAGTCCATTGAGTCACGTATTGCGGAACATTTTTTGGTAACATCTTTAACACTAAGATTAATACAATGAGCAAAACAGTGGACGCTAATGGAAGATGGATACTGGTTCTGGATTTGTTTTGCTACACCTGTTAAGTGTCCCGACATATTTGGCGCACCATCATATGCCTGACCCCGACATAATTCTAAGGGCAAACCACTTCTAATAAGAACATCTTTCACTGCCAAAGCTATAAAGTCACTTGTTTGTGAATGAATTTCAAAAAGACCTAACATATCTTCATGAATATTGAAGCTGTCATCAACCCATCTGACACATACAACTAACTGTTCTTTGCATGCAACATCCATAGTCTCGTCTGCCATAATAGAAAACCATTTTGCCTGTCTTACATCATCAAGCACAGATCTCAAAATTTCCAGTCCAATCAGAGAAATTTGTTCATTCACAATTTCTGGAGAAACATATCTCCCCTTTTCAATCCATGACAAGATTGTTGGGTTATCTTCAGCTCGCAATTTAAGTAGCTGAGTGAGGTGACCTTCAGATTCACTGTGTCCTCTGACTGCAAGTCCCTGTCGTAATAGAAATTTCAAGGAAGACAACTGACAGGAGAGTGCCAATCGTCTTTTCTTCTGGTCTTCCTTTTCCTTTTTCTCTATCTGCTCACTTACAGCCATGGCACCACTTTGCAAT carries:
- the LOC128192194 gene encoding zinc finger MYM-type protein 1-like, which produces MDIKSDQSDKTSTLYEEKCQVIEDKDSAEENSNKESAQQIMEGEIVQEEKQNLVDTENTEFIDSLADESCSEKTALADDCADICCTGNTPFQPRDKAILQQTKVTIKRKNKTITRAVQGNWFDDFPWLTLCTTRKNVFCFFCRKAVKRKVLMLSKNAELAFSKNGFSNWKKAMNRFREHENSSAHKEAELNIRRLQSGAMAVSEQIEKKEKEDQKKRRLALSCQLSSLKFLLRQGLAVRGHSESEGHLTQLLKLRAEDNPTILSWIEKGRYVSPEIVNEQISLIGLEILRSVLDDVRQAKWFSIMADETMDVACKEQLVVCVRWVDDSFNIHEDMLGLFEIHSQTSDFIALAVKDVLIRSGLPLELCRGQAYDGAPNMSGHLTGVAKQIQNQYPSSISVHCFAHCINLSVKDVTKKCSAIRDSMDLVTEIEKLICLSPKRKHLFMQKKLQETNLSSPNLRPICPTRLTVRTYAIESVIQNYKVLQDVLDDIHTNTNDEYSRRAGGQLAMMEKFSTYFGLKLSHIIFAASEQLSISIQGKNTSAQDAIRASKATVSYFERQRNDSVFSDFYDAVCAEAKDLTDEPSLPRYRRAPKRLDDGSNPHRYDNPKDYFKQQFFEALEQAVGTLENRFEQKNMTIVKEIESLLLNAANGELFSVSEEIAMLYKDDISFSKA